The proteins below are encoded in one region of Sphaerodactylus townsendi isolate TG3544 linkage group LG06, MPM_Stown_v2.3, whole genome shotgun sequence:
- the LOC125434626 gene encoding olfactory receptor 5V1-like produces the protein MAYDRYTAICKPLHYSRLMNTKVCTVLAFATWTWGFLNSALHTALSSRLDFCGVNHINHIFCDLPPLMKVACNDAHINELAIHIGSVFVGGGPFLFIIFSYIFILSSILKIRSTSGKCKAFSTCASHMIIVIIYYGNGILNYNRPRAGYSLEIGTLVSTMYCIIPPMLNPLIYSLRNKEVKGALKKVLESQSKSTCHHVTTSKIAKIFS, from the coding sequence ATGGCCTACGACCGCTACACTGCCATCTGCAAACCTTTGCATTATTCCCGCCTCATGAACACCAAGGTGTGCACTGTACTGGCCTTTGCCACGTGGACCTGGGGCTTCCTAAACTCTGCTCTTCATACAGctctcagctccaggttggaCTTCTGTGGAGTCAACCACATTAATCACATCTTCTGTGATCTCCCTCCACTCATGAAAGTGGCTTGCAACGATGCACACATCAATGAACTGGCAATCCACATAGGAAGcgtttttgtgggtggggggccCTTCCTGTTCATCATTTTCTCATACATCTTCATCCTGTCCTCCATCTTGAAGATTCGTTCCACCTCTGGGAAGTGCAAAGCTTTctccacctgtgcttctcacatGATCATTGTCATAATTTACTACGGGAATGGGATACTGAACTATAACCGTCCACGCGCTGGCTATTCTTTAGAGATAGGCACTCTGGTCTCCACCATGTACTGCATCATCCCCCCAATGCTGAACCCCCTCATCTACAGCCTCCGCAACAAGGAGGTGAAGGGGGCCCTGAAGAAAGTTCTGGAAAGCCAGAGCAAGTCTACATGTCACCATGTTACCACCAgtaaaatagccaaaatattttcctga
- the LOC125434627 gene encoding olfactory receptor 8D1-like: MGVRNQTQVVEFVLLGFSGIPNGHLYLFLPFLAIYLVTVLGNLMIFTVIQLGSNLHSPMYFFLSHLSCLDICISSVTVPKILVNFLYRRQTISYNQCIAQMFFFLSFSGTEALLLAGMAYDRYTAICKPLHYSRLMNTKVCVLLASAAWVGGFLDSALHTALMSRLSFCGVNLIHHIFCDLSPLINISCSDTHVNEMTIYLTSLIVGVAPFLFTVLSYVFILSSILKIRSTTGKRKAFSTCASHLIVVVIYYANGILNYDRPSAGYSLEIDTLVSTMFCIIPPMVNPLIYSLRNKEVKGALKKVLESQSKSTCHHTRN; encoded by the coding sequence ATGGGAGTGAGGAATCAGACGCAAGTGGTGGAATTTGTCCTCCTGGGTTTCTCAGGCATTCCGAACGGCCACCTCTACCTCTTCCTGCCATTCCTAGCCATCTACTTGGTCACTGTACTGGGGAACCTCATGATATTTACCGTGATTCAACTGGGTTCCAACCTCCATAGCCCCATGTATTTTTTCCtcagccacctctcctgcttAGATATTTGCATCTCCTCAGTCACCGTCCCCAAAATCCTGGTGAACTTCTTGTACCGACGACAGACCATCTCCTACAACCAATGCATAGCCCAGATGTTCTTTTTCTTGTCGTTCTCAGGGACGGAGGCTCTGCTACTTGCTGGCATGGCCTACGACCGCTACACTGCCATCTGCAAACCTTTGCATTATTCCCGCCTCATGAACACCAAGGTGTGCGTTTTACTAGCCTCTGCCGCTTGGGTGGGTGGCTTCCTGGATTCCGCTCTTCACACAGCTCTCATGTCCAGGTTGTCCTTCTGCGGAGTCAACCTGATTCATCACATTTTCTGCGATCTCTCCCCACTGATTAACATTTCTTGTAGCGACACTCACGTCAATGAAATGACGATTTACCTCACAAGTCTCATTGTGGGCgtggcccccttcctgttcaCTGTCCTCTCGTACGTCTTCATCCTGTCCTCCATCTTGAAGATCCGTTCCACCACTGGGAAGCGCAAAGCGTTTTCCACTTGTGCTTCTCATCTCATCGTTGTCGTCATTTACTACGCGAACGGGATACTGAACTATGACAGACCAAGTGCTGGCTATTCTTTAGAGATAGACACTCTGGTCTCCACCATGTTCTGCATAATCCCCCCTATGGTGAACCCCCTCATCTACAGCCTCCGCAACAAGGAGGTGAAGGGGGCCCTGAAGAAAGTTCTGGAAAGCCAGAGCAAGTCTACATGTCACCACACTAGGAAttaa